The Methanofervidicoccus sp. A16 genome has a segment encoding these proteins:
- a CDS encoding pyruvoyl-dependent arginine decarboxylase, translated as MHPSLPNTLSLVAGSGEGSNPLNAFDRALLNAGVGNLNLIRISSIVPPKVDIIPLPKIPMGSLVPIAYGYHTSDIKGETIAAAVSVALPKDKELCGLIMEYEGVCSKREAENKVVEMAKEGFEMRGWEIDKIISISSEHTVEKVGCAFAGAVLWYK; from the coding sequence ATACATCCTTCTCTACCAAATACTCTCTCCTTAGTTGCTGGGAGCGGTGAGGGGAGTAATCCATTGAATGCCTTCGATAGGGCACTTCTTAATGCAGGAGTAGGTAATCTAAATTTAATCAGGATTAGTAGTATCGTACCACCTAAGGTGGATATCATCCCACTGCCTAAGATACCTATGGGTTCCCTGGTACCAATAGCCTATGGATATCACACAAGTGATATAAAAGGAGAGACAATAGCGGCAGCAGTTAGCGTTGCCCTTCCAAAGGATAAGGAGTTATGTGGTCTTATAATGGAGTACGAAGGCGTCTGTAGTAAAAGGGAGGCAGAAAATAAGGTTGTTGAAATGGCGAAAGAAGGATTTGAGATGAGAGGTTGGGAAATCGACAAAATAATCTCCATATCTTCAGAGCATACTGTAGAAAAGGTAGGATGTGCCTTTGCAGGGGCAGTTCTATGGTATAAGTAA
- the tmk gene encoding dTMP kinase, which translates to MGKYKFIVFEGIDGSGKTVQSKKLSESINGYYTYEPTDGEIGKLIRRVLRGEIDYSSETLALLFAADRREHVSTISRELENRHVVSDRYIYSSIVYQTIQGVDLDFILSINRFAIKPDILVYLDVDVEEALRRLGKYRKEIFENRDTLRLVRERYWDIVKNKIFKPRYGYIVIDTTKKSIEETHREILRVLKERGIIEQ; encoded by the coding sequence GTGGGAAAGTATAAGTTTATAGTATTTGAGGGTATAGATGGCAGTGGTAAGACGGTGCAATCTAAGAAACTCTCAGAGAGTATCAATGGATACTATACCTATGAACCAACAGATGGTGAGATTGGAAAACTTATAAGAAGGGTTCTTAGGGGAGAGATAGACTACAGTAGTGAAACACTGGCTTTACTCTTTGCCGCAGATAGGAGGGAACATGTATCTACTATAAGTAGGGAGTTAGAGAATAGACATGTAGTCTCAGATAGATATATTTATTCCTCTATAGTGTATCAAACTATTCAGGGAGTTGATTTAGATTTTATACTAAGTATTAACAGATTCGCCATAAAACCGGACATCCTTGTGTATTTAGATGTAGATGTTGAAGAGGCCCTTAGAAGGTTGGGGAAATATAGAAAGGAGATATTTGAGAATCGAGATACACTAAGGTTAGTGAGGGAGAGGTATTGGGATATTGTAAAGAACAAGATATTTAAGCCAAGATATGGCTACATTGTTATAGATACTACTAAAAAATCTATTGAAGAAACCCACAGGGAGATATTGAGAGTTTTGAAGGAGAGGGGAATAATAGAACAATAA
- the aroC gene encoding chorismate synthase, translating to MNTLGKTFRVTTWGESHGKALGAVIDGCPSNLPLSEEDIQRELNRRRPGYSIFSTPRREPDKVEILSGVFEGRTTGTPISALVYNRDQRSKDYSKLRYTPRPGHGDYTYYKKYGNYDYRGGGRASGRTTVGLVIGGSVAKKLLEYTYNIRIVGYTVKVGKIEGDFNYYSNPEVFNIEDIDKVVERIEGDPLRCPSSNAQEMVEYVKEAMERGDSVGGVVELVALNVPVGVGNPLFSKLSGELAGGIMSVNAIKGVEIGRGFQSSELYGSEMNDQYIYYNKEIHLKTNNCGGILAGISCGTPLVLRVAVKPTPSISKPQRTVNLKTGEEVDIEIEGRHDPIILPRVIPVLESVVAIVLADLMIRGGFIHPCNLECNLQ from the coding sequence ATGAACACCTTAGGGAAAACTTTTAGGGTTACAACCTGGGGGGAGAGTCATGGGAAAGCACTTGGGGCTGTGATAGATGGCTGTCCAAGTAACCTCCCTCTCTCGGAGGAGGATATTCAGAGGGAGTTGAACAGGAGAAGGCCGGGATACAGTATATTCTCTACACCTAGAAGGGAACCTGATAAGGTGGAGATACTCTCAGGTGTCTTTGAAGGTAGAACTACAGGTACCCCTATATCTGCATTAGTGTATAACAGAGATCAGAGATCTAAGGATTACAGTAAGTTGAGATATACACCGAGACCTGGACATGGAGACTATACGTACTATAAGAAGTACGGTAACTACGACTACAGGGGAGGGGGGAGGGCAAGTGGTAGAACTACAGTGGGACTTGTAATTGGGGGGAGTGTTGCAAAGAAACTGTTAGAATATACCTACAACATCAGGATAGTTGGGTACACTGTGAAGGTTGGGAAGATCGAGGGGGATTTTAACTACTACTCTAATCCAGAGGTGTTTAACATCGAGGATATAGATAAGGTTGTTGAGAGAATAGAAGGTGATCCCCTTAGATGTCCATCCTCAAATGCCCAGGAGATGGTAGAGTACGTTAAGGAGGCTATGGAGAGAGGAGACAGTGTAGGAGGTGTGGTGGAGTTAGTTGCGTTGAATGTCCCTGTAGGTGTGGGAAATCCTCTGTTCTCCAAGTTAAGTGGAGAGTTAGCAGGAGGAATTATGAGTGTAAATGCCATTAAAGGTGTGGAGATAGGAAGGGGATTTCAATCATCTGAACTCTACGGCAGTGAGATGAACGACCAGTATATCTACTACAACAAGGAGATACATCTGAAGACCAACAACTGTGGAGGAATACTGGCAGGTATCAGTTGTGGCACTCCTCTAGTTCTAAGGGTTGCAGTTAAACCTACTCCATCTATATCTAAACCTCAGAGGACTGTAAATTTAAAGACTGGAGAGGAAGTAGATATTGAGATAGAGGGAAGGCATGATCCTATTATTCTACCAAGAGTAATACCTGTATTGGAGTCTGTAGTTGCCATAGTTTTGGCAGATCTTATGATAAGGGGAGGCTTTATACATCCCTGTAATTTAGAGTGTAATCTGCAGTAG
- a CDS encoding deoxyuridine 5'-triphosphate nucleotidohydrolase, with protein MILGPKISRKFVEILDDTQVQQCGIDLRVGSIYKIEGEGVLDYSNNKRKLPNYRRIFSSEDDIKISLDKGIYLIKVADKVKVPEDMAALVYPRSSLLRMGCTLYTAVHDPGYEGYPEYLLNVMNPITLYRYARIAQILFIKCSGVVGTYSGIYQKR; from the coding sequence ATGATCCTAGGACCTAAGATATCTAGAAAATTTGTAGAAATATTGGACGATACACAGGTACAACAGTGTGGTATAGATCTAAGGGTTGGAAGTATATATAAGATTGAGGGAGAGGGAGTTCTCGACTACAGTAATAATAAGAGAAAACTTCCAAATTACAGGAGGATATTTTCCTCAGAAGACGATATCAAGATTTCCCTAGATAAAGGGATTTATCTTATAAAAGTGGCAGATAAGGTAAAGGTGCCTGAAGATATGGCCGCCCTAGTCTATCCAAGGAGTAGTCTCTTAAGGATGGGATGTACCTTATATACTGCAGTTCATGACCCTGGATATGAAGGATATCCTGAGTATCTTTTAAATGTGATGAATCCAATTACACTCTACAGATATGCAAGGATTGCCCAGATCCTCTTTATTAAGTGTAGTGGTGTAGTTGGTACCTACTCTGGTATCTATCAGAAAAGATAA
- the speE gene encoding spermidine synthase, which produces MPCELWFSEYQTKDLKLSAKVKDVLFTGRSKYQEIQILDTVTFGRALILDNTFQTTEKDEFIYHELITHPAMFTHPDPKKVLVIGGGDGGTVREVLKHDTVERVDFVELDEMVVEVCKKYLPTLSCQIDNEKVNTIFTDGIEYVAKCKEKYDVIIVDCPDPVGPAKGLFEKDFYKNLYKCLGEDGVMVQQTESPIFNRDLIFNIKKYLEDAGFNIVKLMVYAIPTYPSGFWSFTLASKRYDPLEVPPEKIKERLKKMETKYYDEDVHRGVFLAVPKFLKENIPVF; this is translated from the coding sequence TTGCCCTGTGAGTTATGGTTCTCAGAGTATCAGACGAAGGATCTCAAGTTATCTGCTAAGGTAAAGGATGTCCTATTTACGGGAAGATCTAAGTATCAGGAGATACAGATATTGGATACTGTTACATTTGGTAGGGCACTTATACTGGATAACACATTTCAAACCACAGAAAAGGATGAGTTCATATACCATGAACTTATAACCCATCCTGCCATGTTTACCCATCCAGATCCTAAGAAGGTTTTAGTTATTGGAGGGGGAGATGGAGGTACTGTAAGGGAGGTCCTTAAACACGATACCGTTGAGAGGGTGGATTTTGTAGAGTTAGATGAGATGGTTGTAGAGGTCTGTAAGAAGTATCTCCCTACCCTCAGTTGCCAGATAGACAACGAAAAGGTAAATACTATATTTACAGATGGGATAGAGTACGTTGCTAAATGTAAGGAGAAGTACGACGTTATCATCGTCGATTGTCCAGATCCAGTGGGTCCTGCAAAGGGCCTCTTTGAGAAGGACTTCTACAAGAATTTATACAAGTGTTTAGGGGAAGATGGGGTAATGGTACAGCAGACAGAGAGCCCTATATTCAACAGGGATCTCATCTTCAACATTAAAAAGTACTTAGAAGATGCAGGGTTCAACATTGTGAAACTTATGGTTTATGCAATACCAACCTATCCAAGTGGGTTCTGGAGTTTCACATTGGCCTCGAAGAGATACGATCCTTTAGAGGTGCCTCCTGAAAAGATTAAGGAGAGACTTAAGAAGATGGAGACTAAGTACTACGATGAGGATGTCCATCGAGGTGTATTTTTGGCGGTACCTAAGTTTTTGAAGGAAAATATTCCTGTGTTTTAA
- the endA gene encoding tRNA-intron lyase, producing the protein MAKKPVVGVLSGDRIVVFSKEGMSRLSAKRYGELNENFLSLSLIEGLYLLSKNWIKVKFKDRFLSFEELYNYAKEIDERLCIKYLVYRDLKNRGYTVKTGLKYGADFRLYSRENIDEVHSEYLVKVFSEDRPCSISELTGFVRVAHSVRKKLIIAIVDNDGDIVYYNMEYIRP; encoded by the coding sequence ATGGCAAAGAAACCTGTAGTAGGGGTACTCTCTGGAGATAGGATAGTGGTATTTAGTAAAGAGGGTATGTCCCGGTTAAGTGCCAAGAGGTACGGAGAGTTAAACGAGAACTTTCTATCACTATCTCTAATAGAGGGGCTCTATCTACTGTCGAAGAACTGGATAAAGGTTAAATTTAAGGATAGGTTTCTATCCTTTGAGGAACTTTACAACTACGCTAAAGAAATAGATGAAAGACTGTGTATAAAGTATCTGGTGTATAGGGATCTGAAAAATAGAGGTTATACAGTAAAAACTGGACTTAAGTACGGGGCTGATTTTAGGCTCTACAGTAGGGAGAACATCGATGAGGTACACTCTGAATACCTTGTAAAGGTGTTCTCCGAGGATAGACCTTGTTCCATATCAGAACTTACAGGGTTTGTAAGGGTCGCCCACTCTGTTAGAAAGAAGTTAATAATCGCCATCGTAGATAATGACGGGGATATCGTCTACTACAACATGGAATATATAAGACCTTAA
- the speD gene encoding adenosylmethionine decarboxylase yields the protein MKHLGKHLILELWGCDSRALDDQEGIERMLVDAVKACGATLICVKTHKFSPQGVTGVAVLAESHISIHTWPELGYAAMDVFTCGEHVNPEDAIPTIKSFLKPTNFEVIDIKRGNIVD from the coding sequence TTGAAACACTTAGGAAAACACCTAATATTGGAACTTTGGGGTTGTGACAGTAGGGCTCTCGACGATCAGGAGGGTATTGAGAGGATGTTAGTAGATGCTGTAAAGGCCTGTGGGGCTACTTTGATATGTGTGAAAACACATAAATTCTCCCCCCAGGGAGTTACAGGAGTTGCAGTTTTAGCGGAGAGTCATATATCTATCCATACCTGGCCTGAATTGGGATACGCTGCAATGGATGTATTCACCTGTGGCGAGCATGTGAATCCAGAGGATGCTATACCTACTATAAAGTCCTTCCTGAAACCAACTAACTTTGAGGTAATAGATATAAAGAGGGGCAATATAGTGGATTGA
- the cutA gene encoding divalent-cation tolerance protein CutA has translation MEYIVVFITVPNLEVGEKIGNTLVEEKLAACVNITSEIKSVYFWKGRIEEDKEHLLIIKTRKDKFESLEKRVKEIHPYEVPEIIAMPIVLGSKDYLSWIDESLER, from the coding sequence ATGGAGTATATTGTTGTCTTTATAACTGTCCCAAACTTGGAAGTTGGAGAGAAGATAGGAAATACACTTGTTGAGGAAAAACTTGCCGCCTGTGTAAATATCACATCTGAGATCAAATCTGTGTATTTTTGGAAGGGAAGGATAGAAGAGGATAAGGAGCATCTACTCATTATCAAAACAAGGAAGGATAAATTTGAAAGTTTAGAAAAGAGGGTAAAGGAGATCCATCCCTATGAGGTGCCAGAGATTATTGCTATGCCTATTGTATTAGGTTCTAAGGATTACTTAAGTTGGATAGATGAGAGTCTGGAGAGGTAG
- a CDS encoding adenylate kinase has product MKNKVVVVTGVPGVGGTTLTQKAIERLEKEGIHYQLVNFGTLMFEVAKSENLVEDRDQLRKLDPDTQKRIQKMAARKIAEMAMKSPVIVDTHSTVRTPKGYLAGLPKWVLDELNPDIIVLVETTGDEILMRRLGDASRNRDLETTKSIEEHQFMNRCAAMTYGVLTGATVKIIKNRDKLLDDAVEELVSVLK; this is encoded by the coding sequence ATGAAAAATAAGGTAGTAGTTGTCACTGGAGTACCAGGGGTAGGAGGTACAACCTTAACCCAAAAGGCTATAGAGAGGTTAGAAAAGGAGGGAATTCACTACCAGTTGGTAAATTTTGGTACTTTAATGTTTGAAGTTGCAAAATCGGAGAACTTGGTTGAAGACAGAGATCAGTTGAGAAAGTTAGATCCAGATACTCAGAAGAGAATCCAAAAGATGGCTGCAAGGAAAATCGCCGAGATGGCTATGAAGAGTCCTGTTATTGTAGATACTCACAGTACAGTTAGGACTCCTAAGGGTTATTTGGCAGGACTGCCTAAGTGGGTACTTGATGAACTTAACCCAGATATTATAGTACTTGTGGAAACTACTGGAGACGAAATACTTATGAGAAGGTTGGGAGACGCCAGTAGAAACAGGGATTTGGAAACCACTAAAAGTATAGAGGAACATCAGTTTATGAACAGATGTGCTGCTATGACTTACGGGGTACTAACTGGAGCCACTGTAAAGATTATTAAAAACAGGGACAAACTATTAGATGATGCTGTTGAGGAGTTAGTATCTGTTTTAAAGTAA
- a CDS encoding aspartate kinase, which yields MVTVMKFGGTSIGDGKRMRHVAKIVTDKKKVDKDVVVVTSAMTQITNSLIDISKEALDVRDIKRINNFIEDIKKKHEEAIEDAIKSEDIKRDVRETIYNLIDELEKVLIGVAYLGELTPKSRDYILSFGERLSAPILSGAIKDLGYPSTYLTGGEAGIITDENYGCARPIRLEVKERVGPLLREGIIPVITGFIGSTEKGNITTFGRGGSDYSAALVGAGLDADIVEIWTDVSGILTSDPRIVKNVKRIPRMSYIEAMELAYFGAKVLHPRTIEPLMEKNIPLRIKNTFDPENEGTLITNDKEESNNIIKAITAIKDVFLINIFGAGMVGVSGTAARIFSALGRADANVILISQGSSETNVSIVVYGDGEEAERCLRELREEFKNSNLIRDISIDWDVAVVSAVGAGMKGSRGIAGKLFTAVAESGANIKMIAQGSSEVNISFVIGESELKRCLQTLHDTFIK from the coding sequence ATGGTTACTGTGATGAAATTTGGTGGAACATCTATAGGAGACGGTAAAAGGATGAGACATGTGGCGAAGATAGTGACAGATAAAAAGAAGGTGGATAAAGATGTGGTTGTTGTAACCTCTGCAATGACCCAGATAACAAACTCCCTTATAGACATATCCAAGGAGGCGTTAGATGTAAGGGACATCAAAAGGATAAACAACTTCATAGAGGATATAAAGAAAAAACATGAAGAGGCAATCGAGGACGCCATTAAAAGTGAAGACATAAAGAGGGATGTGAGAGAAACAATATACAACTTAATAGATGAGTTGGAGAAGGTACTCATTGGAGTCGCCTACCTTGGAGAACTTACACCAAAATCTAGAGACTATATTCTATCTTTTGGGGAGAGGTTATCTGCACCTATACTCAGTGGAGCTATAAAGGACCTTGGATACCCATCTACCTACCTTACAGGGGGAGAGGCAGGTATAATAACCGACGAGAACTACGGCTGTGCTAGACCTATTAGGTTGGAGGTTAAAGAGAGGGTAGGACCTCTCTTGAGGGAGGGAATTATCCCAGTGATAACAGGATTTATAGGTAGTACTGAAAAGGGGAATATTACCACCTTTGGAAGGGGAGGTAGTGATTACTCTGCAGCGTTAGTTGGAGCAGGTTTAGATGCAGATATAGTTGAGATATGGACAGATGTAAGTGGAATATTGACCTCCGACCCAAGGATAGTTAAAAACGTTAAGAGAATTCCTAGGATGTCCTACATAGAGGCGATGGAGTTGGCGTACTTTGGAGCCAAGGTCCTCCACCCAAGAACCATAGAACCCCTTATGGAGAAGAACATACCTCTAAGAATTAAGAATACATTTGATCCAGAGAACGAGGGAACACTGATTACAAACGATAAAGAGGAGAGTAACAACATTATAAAGGCTATAACTGCAATAAAGGACGTATTTTTGATAAACATATTTGGGGCAGGGATGGTAGGAGTAAGTGGGACTGCAGCGAGAATATTCTCTGCTTTAGGTAGGGCAGATGCCAACGTAATACTAATAAGTCAGGGATCCTCTGAAACTAATGTATCTATTGTAGTGTATGGAGATGGTGAAGAGGCTGAGAGATGTTTAAGGGAACTTAGGGAGGAGTTCAAAAATAGTAATCTTATAAGGGACATATCTATAGATTGGGATGTAGCCGTGGTCTCTGCAGTTGGGGCTGGAATGAAGGGATCCCGAGGAATCGCAGGGAAACTATTTACAGCAGTTGCAGAGAGTGGAGCAAATATAAAGATGATAGCCCAGGGATCCTCAGAGGTTAATATCTCCTTTGTAATAGGAGAGAGTGAGTTAAAGAGATGTCTCCAGACACTACATGATACCTTTATAAAGTGA
- a CDS encoding 2-isopropylmalate synthase has product MVKILDTTLRDGEQTPGVSLSPHEKLEIAIKLDDLGVDIIEAGSAITSKGEREGIKAITSQGLNAEICSFARAMTVDIDYALECDVDSVHLVVPVSDIHIKYKLRKTREETLKCALDAVEYAKDHGLIVELSGEDATRSDVDFLIELFKKGVEVGADRVCICDTVGVLTPERSYDLFKRISEEIPVPVSAHCHNDFGMATANTISAIRGGAQECHLTINGIGERAGNTSLEEVVMALHILYNIKTNIKTEKLYEVSRLVSRIMKIPVPPNKAIVGDNAFAHEAGIHVDGLIKNSQTYEPIPPEMVGNRRRIILGKHSGKAALKYKLDLMGISLSKEEFEKVYERIKNLGDLGKYISDVDLKTIINEVRGESPERKIQLDELTVVSGNKITPVASIRLKFSGDRKEEQLIETSFGVGPVDAAINAIRKALSSVADITLEEYHVRSIGSGTDAFVEVTVKLRRGHEVVEVKSQQEDIIRASVDAMMEGINLLI; this is encoded by the coding sequence ATGGTAAAGATCTTAGACACTACTTTGAGAGATGGAGAACAAACTCCAGGGGTATCTCTAAGTCCCCATGAGAAGTTAGAGATAGCCATAAAACTTGACGACTTAGGAGTAGATATAATAGAGGCTGGAAGTGCTATAACCTCTAAAGGAGAGAGGGAAGGAATAAAGGCTATAACCTCCCAGGGGTTAAATGCTGAAATATGTTCCTTTGCCAGGGCCATGACTGTGGATATAGACTACGCCTTAGAGTGTGATGTAGATAGTGTCCACCTCGTAGTCCCTGTATCAGATATACATATTAAGTACAAACTGAGAAAAACAAGAGAGGAAACCCTTAAATGTGCACTGGATGCTGTAGAGTATGCCAAGGATCATGGTCTAATTGTAGAGCTATCGGGAGAGGATGCTACCAGGAGCGATGTTGACTTTCTAATAGAGTTGTTTAAGAAGGGAGTAGAGGTTGGTGCAGACAGGGTCTGTATATGTGATACTGTGGGGGTACTTACTCCAGAGAGATCCTACGACCTCTTTAAGAGGATAAGTGAGGAGATACCTGTACCTGTATCTGCCCACTGTCATAACGACTTCGGTATGGCAACTGCAAACACCATATCTGCAATAAGAGGAGGTGCCCAGGAGTGTCATCTAACTATCAACGGTATAGGAGAGAGGGCTGGAAATACCTCCTTAGAGGAGGTTGTAATGGCACTCCATATACTTTACAACATCAAGACGAATATAAAGACTGAGAAACTTTACGAGGTATCAAGGTTAGTATCTAGAATTATGAAGATACCTGTTCCTCCAAATAAGGCGATAGTGGGGGACAACGCCTTTGCCCATGAGGCAGGGATACATGTAGATGGACTTATAAAGAACAGTCAGACTTACGAGCCTATACCTCCTGAGATGGTTGGAAACAGGAGGAGAATCATACTTGGGAAACACAGTGGTAAGGCTGCACTTAAGTACAAGTTGGATCTTATGGGCATATCACTAAGTAAGGAGGAGTTTGAGAAGGTGTATGAGAGGATAAAGAACCTTGGAGATCTTGGTAAATATATATCTGATGTAGATCTTAAAACTATAATAAACGAGGTTAGAGGAGAGTCCCCTGAAAGAAAGATACAATTAGATGAACTTACAGTGGTATCAGGTAATAAGATAACACCTGTTGCATCTATTAGATTGAAGTTCTCTGGAGATAGGAAAGAGGAACAACTTATAGAGACATCCTTTGGTGTAGGTCCAGTGGATGCGGCGATAAATGCCATCAGGAAGGCTTTAAGTAGTGTTGCAGATATAACCCTTGAGGAGTATCACGTTAGATCCATAGGTAGTGGAACAGATGCCTTCGTAGAGGTAACAGTTAAACTTAGGAGAGGACATGAGGTAGTAGAGGTCAAGAGCCAACAGGAGGATATAATAAGGGCTTCAGTGGATGCAATGATGGAAGGTATAAATCTCCTTATTTAA
- a CDS encoding EMC3/TMCO1 family protein, with product MLHVIVGAYYKTMDMLFMPIIINTHPALAILIISFIVSFIITLATKLLVDQKRMEEIREKIKEFQVKIRKASKDPELMKEIEKEQEEIMKIQMEMMRMSFKPMIYTWIPIIAIFAYLKHVYDYNGVLHTLDPTWNGVVVYLPPILSKLLLVPFFHWLGGLFYKGGFGIVSDYALGWLGWYIVCSMATSTVLRKVMGVK from the coding sequence ATATTACATGTTATCGTAGGTGCCTACTATAAAACTATGGATATGTTGTTTATGCCCATTATAATAAACACCCATCCTGCCCTCGCTATACTTATAATATCCTTTATAGTATCTTTTATTATTACACTGGCTACTAAGTTATTGGTTGATCAGAAGAGGATGGAAGAGATTAGAGAGAAAATTAAAGAGTTTCAGGTGAAGATAAGGAAGGCTTCTAAGGATCCAGAACTTATGAAAGAGATAGAGAAGGAACAGGAAGAAATAATGAAGATTCAGATGGAAATGATGAGGATGAGTTTTAAACCTATGATATACACCTGGATACCTATTATAGCTATTTTCGCCTATTTGAAACATGTCTACGATTACAACGGGGTGTTGCATACCTTAGATCCTACCTGGAACGGAGTGGTAGTTTATCTCCCTCCTATCCTCTCTAAGTTATTACTAGTGCCCTTCTTCCACTGGTTAGGGGGTTTGTTCTATAAGGGTGGATTTGGTATAGTCTCAGACTATGCCCTTGGATGGCTTGGATGGTATATAGTATGTTCAATGGCTACATCCACTGTTTTGAGGAAGGTGATGGGTGTAAAGTAA
- a CDS encoding dihydropteroate synthase-like protein — MRILIITGKQAYQRVKETVKKYNYVDVHMADISIAAFLTPRMIIREIRSLEKRFNKPLSEIYDFVLVTGLIRHDLKVVEEETGIRCYKSTREASDIPLLLDNLESIELSTKDYADAQILKYLREEAENLIREYEEKPLSSGDIKIGSLKVGDNYPMRVLGEIVHVPWLKDKELEKRIIYYIESGADMIDLGMVSNEDHSQDLRRILKIVRDITDKPVSIDTMNIKELIQGIKLDVDMILSVDGGNLEELLPYLKDGNTVPVVLPTNYKLNIVPKGAMERVEMLERNISRLIEEGIKVVGDLILEPINNNFVESVIAYKIFKERNKIPTFFGVGNVSELFDADSNGVNALLTAIGSEVGANILFTPEASSKCRFSIRELKIASKMMFLAKIRNSIPKDVGFHLINYKDKKFDEITTYKNYDVPVIFAEENSKVVLDRVSFKIELDRENKYIVVIVFDRRKKPICIVKGRRAKEIYDTLIRENFIGMMDHAAYIGRELQKAEIALRIGKKYVQDFELFYNEFWES, encoded by the coding sequence ATGAGGATACTTATAATTACTGGAAAACAGGCCTATCAAAGGGTAAAGGAAACTGTAAAAAAGTATAACTACGTAGATGTACATATGGCTGACATCTCCATCGCCGCATTTTTAACACCGAGGATGATAATAAGGGAGATAAGATCCCTGGAGAAAAGGTTCAATAAACCACTTTCAGAGATATACGATTTTGTACTGGTTACTGGACTAATTAGGCATGACTTAAAGGTAGTTGAGGAGGAGACTGGGATAAGGTGCTATAAATCAACGAGGGAGGCTTCGGATATTCCGTTACTGTTAGATAACTTGGAGAGTATAGAACTATCTACTAAGGATTATGCAGATGCCCAGATATTGAAGTACCTAAGGGAGGAGGCAGAGAATCTAATAAGGGAGTACGAGGAAAAGCCCCTATCTTCTGGAGATATTAAGATAGGTTCTCTGAAGGTTGGAGATAACTACCCTATGAGGGTACTTGGAGAGATAGTCCATGTACCATGGTTGAAGGATAAGGAGTTGGAAAAGAGGATTATTTACTACATAGAGAGTGGGGCGGATATGATAGATCTGGGGATGGTGTCCAACGAAGATCACTCCCAGGATTTAAGAAGGATCTTAAAGATAGTCAGGGATATCACAGATAAACCTGTCAGTATAGACACCATGAACATTAAGGAGTTGATTCAGGGTATAAAGTTAGACGTAGATATGATACTTAGCGTAGATGGAGGGAATTTGGAGGAACTACTACCTTATCTGAAGGATGGTAATACCGTCCCAGTGGTGCTTCCTACAAACTATAAGTTGAATATAGTACCTAAAGGTGCAATGGAGAGGGTGGAGATGTTGGAGAGGAATATAAGTAGGTTGATAGAGGAGGGTATAAAAGTTGTTGGAGATCTAATATTAGAGCCTATAAATAACAACTTCGTAGAGAGTGTAATTGCCTATAAGATCTTCAAGGAGAGGAATAAAATACCAACGTTCTTCGGTGTAGGTAACGTAAGTGAGTTGTTTGATGCTGACAGTAACGGGGTTAATGCCCTCCTTACTGCCATAGGATCTGAGGTTGGTGCCAATATACTGTTTACTCCAGAGGCGTCCTCTAAGTGTAGGTTTTCCATAAGGGAGTTGAAGATAGCCTCGAAGATGATGTTCTTAGCAAAGATAAGGAACTCCATACCGAAGGATGTAGGATTTCACCTGATAAACTACAAGGATAAGAAGTTCGATGAGATTACAACATATAAAAACTACGATGTGCCTGTTATATTTGCCGAGGAGAATTCAAAAGTAGTGTTAGATAGGGTTAGTTTTAAGATAGAGTTAGACAGGGAGAATAAGTATATAGTAGTGATCGTCTTTGATAGGAGGAAGAAACCTATATGTATTGTTAAAGGGAGAAGGGCCAAGGAGATATACGATACCCTTATAAGGGAGAACTTTATTGGAATGATGGATCATGCTGCTTATATAGGTAGGGAACTTCAGAAGGCTGAGATCGCCCTAAGGATAGGTAAGAAGTATGTTCAAGATTTTGAACTCTTTTACAACGAGTTTTGGGAGAGTTGA